From Enterococcus mediterraneensis:
ATAAAAAGAGGTACAACGGCCAAGTTGGTGAAAGCTTATTGGCAATAGCAAAGGGTGTGATCAATGTTGCCAGCAATAAATAAGAAAACAGCGAAAACAGCCAGTGCTTTTTTGAATTAATCATCGGTACTCACCGCCTTTGGTAGTGTCCAACTCTGCTTTTTACCATGTATTTGCAGCATTTCTTGCTGTTCGATCAAGGTGACGGAGTTATGCTGCTGCAAGAAAGCAATGCTAGGTGCTGTTGTTTCATTACGTTCACTAAACAGCAGAATCTGACGATTTTTCGGCAAAACGCCAGCAGGGGGGCCTTGCTGATACACCGCCCATTCTTCCGGTGTGATGTGTTGAGAGAGCACCCCGGATTTTGACCAAATCAAGAAATGAAAGTCATTTTTATGCTGTTGATAGAAGGAATAATACAAATTGATCAACTTTTCTGAATCCGACCATAAAATTATCAGAACCGGCTGATTTTCTTCCGGCAAGAGTTCTCGTGTGATCAAATCCTCTGTCCGAGCAGAAAGCTTCCAATTGATTCGATTCAACGGATCTCCATACTGATAGTTTCGATGGTCAGCGATCTCGGAAGAAAAATAATCTTTTTCGTAAAGCAGTCTATTTTTCAGTAAAAAAGTATAAAGATTTCGACTGTATTCAAAGTCTGGTTTCGGCAAAACCAGCACTTTTTCCTTTAATATATAGGTTTTCTTTCGTTGCAATTTACCTGTCAGATCACTGATTTCTAAAGTGAGAGGCAGTGAATCAACGATGCCGCGATGCTTGAAAAAAACCGGCAAATAGAGCTCTTCATTTTTATTTAAAGAAATCGCCTTACCATTGAAGGACAGGTAAGGCTCTAGAAATAGCCGGCGATCAAAAACTATTGGTAATTGCTCTTGAGTTTGGGCATGGGCGACAGTTTGTCTTAAGGAAAAGGAGAGCAAACCAGCCGGCATTAGCCACATAAACCAGTTGACGAAACAAAATAGTAAATAAAAATAGAAAAGGTACCAGCCAAGGGAATAATCGAAGCCAAATGCGTACAATCCCAGTCCCAGCAAAACGGATACTTGCAAAGTAAAATGAAGAATCGTTTTTATCATTCGGCTACCTCACTGGAACAGGGATTTGATCAATGATCTCACGAATGATCTCATCAACTTGTTTTTGAGAAAAATCTTTGAGGATCAGTCGATGGTGAAAAACTGCCGGGA
This genomic window contains:
- a CDS encoding DUF58 domain-containing protein, with protein sequence MIKTILHFTLQVSVLLGLGLYAFGFDYSLGWYLFYFYLLFCFVNWFMWLMPAGLLSFSLRQTVAHAQTQEQLPIVFDRRLFLEPYLSFNGKAISLNKNEELYLPVFFKHRGIVDSLPLTLEISDLTGKLQRKKTYILKEKVLVLPKPDFEYSRNLYTFLLKNRLLYEKDYFSSEIADHRNYQYGDPLNRINWKLSARTEDLITRELLPEENQPVLIILWSDSEKLINLYYSFYQQHKNDFHFLIWSKSGVLSQHITPEEWAVYQQGPPAGVLPKNRQILLFSERNETTAPSIAFLQQHNSVTLIEQQEMLQIHGKKQSWTLPKAVSTDD